The genomic stretch GGACCAAAACCCCAGACTCAACCCTCTGCTAATCCTCCTGGATTTTGGAGAAGAAATCAAGGTGTGAATTATGCAGCTGAGGCTCTTTATTAACACAGTTATAGTGCATAGCACTAAATGTTCCTCAGCACTCATTGAGCTTCTCATCTGCAAAGCATTTGACAGGCTCTGTCTATCTCCCTTTGCACGATTCTGAGCTGAAATGCTCTGGTTCAAGAGCAGGCAGTAGAAGGTGAATGGGGCatagcaggaggctgcaggagaGGCCAGAACCGAGCAAGGGGAAGGCATCTTCAAGGTCTCTTGTCCTGCTCACCTTTGTGCAGTTGGCTGCTTTTGGCTCCAAACCATCCATAGTCACCAGATCCTTCAGCAAACTAGTTTCCTGGTAGCCTCCTTTAACTCCCTCCAACTTGAAACTGGCTTGAGGCTTCTCCAAGATTAGCTTGATGCTGATGGCAAATCCAGCCATGTCAATAGCGAAGGGTCGGTTTGGGTCAAAGACGGTTTTCCAGCCCACGACCTTCCCTGCAGGGCTCACTTTTGGGGATTCATATCGCAGACCCCCAACGAAAGCCACTGGCCAGACTGACACCCTCCTTGTGTAGCGCATCTGTGGGCCAGAAAGAAACAGTGCTGTGAGAATTCAGGCCTGTGACGTTTGTCCCAGCCTGTTAATATACCATCCCCTGTATTGTTTGGCACCTGCCCTCCCCCGTTGGCTTCCTACACAATCATGCAGCTCTAGGCAACACACACTCTTCTTCACCTATGCTACTGCTTGAAAAGCTACAGCCTGCAATGCCATGAGCTCTGTTTTAACACAATCTTCTGTTCTGAGCACCAAATTCGCTTCTTTTTATTACCTATTTTCAATCCCCCAGAAGAGGGAAAACCTTGATTTCTGATCTCATCTGAACTTTTATAAAATTTTTCTGAATAGAAACGTGCCAAACACAACTTCTACTGGGCCTCTAGCTCCCTGTTATCAACTCCACTCACACCATCTTCACCTTTTTTCAAGTAATCTACTTTCCTCACTGATGCATCTTTGCCCTTACTTACAGCAACTTCCACCCCTCACCCTACCTTGTTCTACCGTCCATGGCTATTTCCTAAGAGGGTGTGGGTTTATTGAAATTGCCTGAAAGGACTTGGAAAGAAATAGGAAAGGATGAGCTTAACAGAAATCTAAAAAATTGTGAAAACTGGAAATGTGTTCTGATGCATAACACAGGATTTTGACTGGTCCATTACAGTTTGGTTTAAATTGGTGACAAGTGAGTGTTACTGAAAAATCATCTTTGCAAGTCTGCAATAGACTTGACGTCTCACAAAAGCCAAGTCTCTAATAGAAGGCTGGGCAAGCTTTTCTGATCCCAGGGACACAGCTCTGATGTGGTGGTTGGAACTCAGAATACagaagggcagggaaggggaaaaagtggATTAGACAGTCAGTCAACTTTTCTAACACCACCAGAACAGTGAAGATTTATGTTTTGGCAGAAGTTTGTCTTTGGTGCGTATTTAAACCAAGTCACTTCTCCCTGAACTTCTACTCCTCTGGGGCATCTATTCTATGATCCCTATGAAAACAGACCTGCCAAAAGGAGGCTGTATTTGGTGCAATGCTGGGTGAGTGTTTATGCATACCTGCAGCCTACACCATGGCTGATGTACTCTTTGCTCTTTCAGCCCTTTAAAGAATGGCTACTGGATTTGCATAACCATTGGCTTATATCTGCCCTATTCCCAGCTCCCACAGAGTGCAGAGAGGAAGGGGCTCCAGGCAGCATGCCAGAACCTTCGTCTTCCGGATGGTGCTAAAAGTTCATTTGGTAGTCCTGTGTCAAAGTACTGTTGCAGGCAGTACTTTGCCTTAAGAGGTCCAGTTGTATAGGTTTGCagctatattttgttttctgtcctgTGTAATTTTACGGTTCCTACCTCTTCAAAGAGCTCCAGGCTGTAGGTGTTATCATCATCGGCAAAATACACTACCCCTTCTGGTGGTGCAGCGTTGCTGAAGCTGTTCCTCAGCCAGTGCAGCCCCAGATTCCTCTGTAATGTCCCCCTTGGGGTGTGGGATGGGATCCAGGACAGGCCCAGCTTCAGACTCTTGGGGGTCTCCACATTGAGGTGGGTGAAGTTAAGCCCTGCCTTCTCCAGCAGGTTGGATACCAGGTTGGTCCTCCGGGGTGAGTCCTCCACCACCACCCAGTGTAGGTTCTGTACGTGTAGGAAGGTGTTGGCCAATCGGGTCAGCTCAGCTTTTTGCACTGGCCGGGTGTAGGTAGGAGTGATAACGAAGATGGTTGGCAAGTTGTCTGACCATGGGGGAGGCCTGGAGTACACATAATTCTGGATGACTTTAGGCGTTGCCAccatgctctgctgctgcctcatgCATGATGGGAGGCCTTCCTCTCTCAGTGCCGAGGTACCGTTGACAAGAGCTTTAGAGGTCACATTCTCATCTGTCTCTTCTGGggcaaaagaaaggaaggaagaagaagaaagatgttAGAAAACTAATCACTGCAGGGCTACCTCCTCTCCAGGGATGCTGGAGACCTGCTTGTCTGGAGTCTGCCTGAGGCAGAGATTTCCTGGCAACCCTCTTCTCGGAGTGCTCCCTCTCACAGGCACCGCAACAGCAATGCtcagcacagcagcctgctctccCTGAAGACAGCCTAAGGAGCATTTTTAACATGCTCTTAAAGACAGCTTGGGTGCCTGGTGTAGCCAGACACTGAGGGGGCCTTCGAGCAAACTTGTCTTGGTTTAACTCATCTCATGAGGGAGAGTCTCCTACTGAGGGCTCTCACCAGCCATCATCACAGCCATGGGCATGCTGACAGCATGCTGAATCTTACACTTACTTTTCAGGAGGCTGAGGTAGCGGGTGGTTGGGTACTGATGCCACAAGGTTAGGAGAAGAGCCCATGGCAAGGCGATCAGGAGCGTGGTAAGAAGGTTACGTCTCCTCAGCATGCTGCAGAGAGCTTCCGATGCCCAGGCATCTCTCTACCTTTCagagcagagaaaagagaaaggccTCTGAAATACCAGTCACCATAAACACTAGGGCAGTAATATCAGAGACCAAACTAAAAGACTGAATTTGGCTTGCTTAGAGAGAGGCATAATAAATGCTGGAGATTATTATACAGCAAAGCATTTGTTGAAGTAAAAGTTTACAAGGAGGCCTATTAGGTTGGAGGCCTGACAATTCCTGGGCTATTGAGTATAAGCTTTTATCTATTTATGTTGCTATAAAGAACCTCCCGCTGCCCAGAGATGAACCAGCTGTCCTTGACTTAAGGTTGCTCACCTTGCTAAATCTGAGGTCTAAGAGGACTATTACTTGCCCCCATTCCAGACGAGTGTTTATTCCTGAGCCTAGTGGTAAACATTTAATGTGCTTAATTggtaaaattatttaaaatcatgTGCAATATTTGCATTCCTGAATATGCCCGTGggcaaaacaaagagaaaatgtcaggGGTCCTAAAGATGCCTAGCTTCTCTTTCACGcttgtatttttaattcattctcCTTATGCAGACGCATTGATGCAGTCAATAAACACATCATTACCTATTAAGTTTTCCACAAAGCCCCTGCCTCAGTCATTCCACAGTGCTGGTGGTGCTTGCTGAAAGTTTAATTATTCCAGATCTCTTTCTACTGCTGGCTTGTGGTTTTTGGCCActgcagcatttattttatatcaCAGACTTCAGAATACTTTAATTTCCTTCATAGTATTTCTGTAATGTACATGACCAGAAGATCTGAGGAATCACAACAGTTAACATTTGGTTTCAACCCCTGCACTCCCCATAAGGTGAGAGgagttaaaggaaaataaagaaaattcaaggacaaaaGTATCAGGAATAATCAACAACAAGGGGTGCCTTATTTACAGGCACTTCAAGCTACAGCAATCCTGTGCTTGCTTTTTCCCAATTGTTGAGCACCTTCGACCAGTCAATATGATTAATGAACAGCCAGCTCATCTGGAAATCAGATCCTTGGCTTCTCAAGGTAGGCATGCCTTCAACAAAATATCCAACATTAATGATCAGTTCAGAAAATACAGACTGAAGTCCTTGGATGTCTGTTACAGACCACTTGTTCAGAGACATAACTCAGTCGTGATGAGATCCCAGTCCTGGCTCTCCTGTTTGAAAGACCCTTCATAGCCTATGTGCAATAAGTCATATGAGCACAAGATCTCAGAGATGAATTCTGGATGTCCAGCATGCATAGTACATGTGTGGCTCTGACACACTGTCGAGAACATTTTCCTCCAGCTTCTGGCTTCTCTTTGGTCTCTCTCTGCATACTAAAGCTCCCAATCCTGTTATCGCACCCCCAGCAACAAAAGCAGTGCTTCAAAAAGAGGGATCCActtttgctgctgcagaacaGGAGCCCAAGGAAACACTGAGTGGTACAGAGCAAAGTTGCTTGTTGCCATCTGAAGACTTGTTGCTATCCCTCCAAACAGGTTGCCTGATGATTGAGATCTGTGTTTGCTAGATTTTATTCCCTTCCCCTCCTGGTAACATCTGTGGTCTGTTTCCTCTTGGATTCCTTTCTGATGTCAAATATTTCTCCCAGTGGACTTCCTTCCTACTACAGAGATGCTCCCCGGAGGCTAAAGGGAGCATAAAACTTCCATTAACCTCCTACAGAGAGGTTTCCATTGGGAAACTGCAGTCACACTCCCTGGGAACTGGAGAGCTACTGTATGATACAGTCCCTCCAGGCTCACTTGCTCTCCTAGGTTGAAGATAATTCGAGGGAAGAGGGCTATGGCATCACATTGAcacaaaagaatgaaagagaTTCAAATTGGTTGGCTCTAAATTTCTGCTCTGCCTTGGATATCCTAGGTGTGCTGCAGGCTGGTCATCTAAAACCAAGGTCCTCAAAGGGACACAGGCACTTTGAATGCAAAGGAAACTCCACGTGCAGGATTGAGGCCCAGCAGTACCTAATCTGTCCAAAGGGGAAGGATTGCCCTGCTTCAGCCTTAGAGAATCTGATTTTCAGTGACAGCAGCTACCTGGTACTCCTGGAAGATATCGGTGGGCATAATGCTAAATTCATCATCTGGGATCTTCTTGGGACCAGTCTTCAATGTTTTCAATGACATTTTACTTTGGTTTCCTAACAAAACAAGGATTATGCGATTGCAGGGCTTATCAGTGCCCTACCACCAGTAACTATCAAACTtatttcagccaaatttgacagaggggtagcatgtcccagcaAGTCTTCTGACAGGCAAGTAGATGCAAGAAGCCACACTCACATGCCCTAGTAAGGGAATTGCTGCACCATGAACTCATTCCTTATCAGACACCAGCTGCATGATTGCTGGAGCAATTCCTCTAGGCAAGCTACTTCCACTGCTCCTCAGACTAACTGTTCACAGTGATAATCCTTAATGCTCCTTAACCCCTCACTCAGGAAACAACCTAGTGTTTTTTTCTCTACCTTCAAGCTATGGAAAGCCAATCAGGCAGTGGGCCAAAGGATCCGCTTGGCTGGGGGCCGTACAGAAGTGTTTTGGTGGTGCCAGCAGCAGTCTTCTATGGCAAACATGCTGGCTCTTTATAGCTTTATCACTTTCTGATGGCTGAGTCCAGGGCAGGCACAAGAGGCTCCTTCAAGCTCTGGTGCCAGAGGTGTAGGTAAGCTACATGTTTAAGCTGGATGCGGGGCAGGATGGTGTCACCCAAATGGAGGCTGCTTTCCACCACAGGAAATCTCCTTCCCtatcagagcagcagcacagagcaaggCTTCCTGCCACTCTGAGCCATGAGAACAGGCAGAGCCGCTAAAGAAATCCAGGCCCAGAAAAGGAAGGAGGACTCTGTGCTACCTTGTAACAGTAGCAGACACCCAGGTACCCCCAGGTCCTGGCTCAGGGTCATCACAATTCCTTGCTTGCTCTGGGATGCCTGGAATTACAAATGGCCCTGTGCTAGCATCTCCTCAGGCAGCTAGTGTTTCTTCCCGTTAATAGAAGGCCTCGATTATACAGGCACAGTTTCTATGCAGCAGGCCTGCCACTGCTGCAAACTCAGGTCGATTCTGGAGGGAAGGCGAGGGGGAGGCGGCAGTGGAAGCTGTGTTACCGAGAGAGCAAAGAGGAGAGCGGATCAGAGTTAGAAGAGCTTTAATAAATTCTCTTTCTcgttctttctcctcctcctcacagccaGCCTGTTCATGCTTCCCAAACACTGCAAACAAGCAGAGATGCTGTCTGTTTGTGCAGCTCCCCTGATGCTCTTTGCTCATTTATTTCTATGTGCACCTTCTTTCTATTGCTTCTCAATAGCATGCAATGCTGAAGAAGTTAAACCCTGCATAAAGTACCAGGTCACCTGTGACCCTCACAAGGAGTCCGATTTTAATCCTGTTTTTAGAAAATCTGTCTTGAGATactttatttcctctttaaaGCCTTACCTTCTCTCCACTGTCACTCCCCTTTGCCCTATCATGCTTGTGCTGTTCTCTCTATTCCTTTATGTCTCTTTCACTCTCCTTTCCTCAGTCTTTAGGTGTCTCTGTTCCTCCCTGTTTCGAGGCCTAGAGGTATCCTCTGGCCTCCTAATAACACTAACCTTTATcttgcctccttccccacacaaaGGCCCTTTGCATTTTCTTAATGGCCACTGCACATGGAATATTTCCCACAAAGTAGTCCATTAAAGCATCAGTCTTGAAAACACTGCATCACAACCTAGTCACGTGTCAATGCCTCTGGGTAGGCTGCTGATGGCCCATTGGGGTTTATGGAGGTTTACGGCACATATTTTTACCTACCtcttataattaaaaacaaagacccCTAAGTGGCTCAGATTAATTGCATGCCTGGCTGGCAGGCATTGCTGCATGTATTCTGGGCACAGCCAGCTATCTTCCCTGTGCCTTTAAACCTATTCAGAGTACATTCCACTAAATGAGATTTGTAGATCACAAGAAAATTTTGTGATCATCTAGACCAATCTCCAGCAATCATCCTGTAATTCCCGTGTTTAAACTGTAGAGGGCAGGGACTGTCTCTTAATGTGCTTATACAGTCCTGTACTGATCCCAACAGGGGCCTTTGGATGCAATTGCAATACAAATATTATTGATTATACTCTCTTGCTGTATCTTCCCCTCCCttgctcttttccctttcctgcctattcccctttctcctccctcttcttttttttttcctagtgtctCCTGAAGCCCTCGCTTGTGTTACGCACCCTTAACAACATTAGCTGGATGTTTGATGGATGCCTTCAATATGCTGCCTGTAGCCTTCTTGAGCTGTTTTCCAATTACACATCCCTCTTCTTAATTTCATCCATCAATCTTCTGttctccattaaaaaataaacaaacatacacacacacacacacacacacacacacactctcatgcacacacacgcagacACAGCACAAAGCTGGGTATGTTGAGGACAAAAGGTTTCTTGTGCTATGTGGAGTTCACCCGGCTTTGTCAGACTTCTCAATTCCTAGGACACAACAGTGTCCGGTCTCTGTTAAGCACTGTGCTGATGCAGAGGGCATTAATCTGACAGGAGCTGGGAGAAGAGAGTAAAAGAAGCACACAGGGAAGAGCCAAGGCTCAGGCTTGGGTGCCCCAGACTGATGCTGAAGAGAGGCAAGATGCGGCTGTAGCTCAGAGCATCCCATGTGACAGACCCCTCCGTCTGCTGCTGACTAATTACCAACGTGATACAATTTGCTATAAGCAGGGCAGTGCAGATGTTGGGAGAGGGTTAAGGACTCCCAAGCTGGGGAACAACCTAGGCAGCCTCATTGTTCAGATACAACTTTAAGATACTTAATTTTGTGGCTTTCTCCCTGAGCTGCAGAGTGATTTTAAAGGACACATCTGTGgatgaaaggcagagaaaagtgAAAGCTAGGGAGAGGCCTGGCTCACTGGTGTTTAGGAGCCTGTGATTTTGCTATAGCCCTGTTAAAAAGGTGCTCAATTTACTTCCTTTTTGATAATTCAAAAACTATTAGAATCACCCAGAGTTAGGCAGATTTCAAAACACTCCACTGACCAGATTCAGAATGAGAATAACACCTTTTAAAAGGTTTGCTCTGCAAGGAAAGCAATTTTGCAGCCTCCGGTTCAGGGCAGCCAGTCTGTCTGCCCTGGGCTCACAGACCCTGAGTGCTGGAGCAACCTCAGCCCCGGGACAATATATGTGTCATCTGAGACACAGACCCTAAAGAGCATTGTTTTCATGGAGGGACAATTTTCAGAGTTCACGCTGTTCCCCAGGAACATCCTGCCACCCAGTGTACAGACTTGTCTAGGCAAGCACACAAAGCAAACTGATCTCAGCTGATAGAGCCAAAAGTTTCAAAAAACACCCCATAATCTTGGTTTGTACCACGTTTGCAAGCCTACCATTCTGTGTGCACCTTGCGAGGAAAAAGGAGGTGGAGAGGGCAGGAGAGggctgtggggagaaggagaggggcagaacgggagcagagctgctggcaggtGTGGATGACTTAATTTCAGGCACCGGAACTGTCAGTAGGATTTTGGGTTTATTTTGCCTACGTTTTGCTGCATCTCCCCTCCAGCCCCTGGCCACCTTGAGGAAGTCCATGCAGATTTCATGAGTTCCCTAACTGCCGGTGTGGGAGATGCAATGCtgaaggcagagcagggagctttCAATTATTGATGAGAGCGACCTCTCTTTAAACAAGGAATGCATAATTCATGTCAGCGCCCGTATTTGTGGTGATCAGCAACGGCTCTGTCTCTGCTTGCTGAAATCCACAGAAAGTTGCCATCCCCTTGTCTCTATTCCCTCGGGCCCATCCCACAGAGCCTTGGGCCAAAGCTTCAGTGCTGCATAAAATTAAGGCCAGCCAAGATGCTTCAGTGCTTCCCTGCGCTGGGCAGTCTCCTGCCTATTACAGATGTGCACAATTAAGTGGGAGGACGGAttgaaggaaagacagaagtgGGTGGACTGGGTTTTTGCTAGCGGATTAGCAGGGGTAATTACTGGGCAAACAGTCACAGCAGGACATTTCTCAGCAGTGGGACTCCTCTGACCCTGAAACCGGTCTACATGCATGGGGCCGATGTAGAACAGAAAGGACAGATTATATCTAAAGGACAGTACTGGAGGGGTCACCTACAGCGCTATTTCTTGTGCAGAGTGGGAAACAGAAGGGGAGACTTGATTTTCTAGccagtcagcagttctctgctGGAACTGggtaactgaaaagcaaaaaaaaaaaaaaacaaaaaaaacaaaaaaaaccccaaaacaaacaacccccccaaaaaaacaaaaggaggggAAGATGTTTTATTCAGGGAAGGGACATTTTAATGATGGATCAGGGAAGGGAATGGCTCTTTTCTAAACCCATGGCTGGGACCTCACTTTCCGGTAGCACTTAGGACTTGCAGTCTTAAGGCAGAAGGGTGATCTCATGCTCAGGTAGTTGAGGACTGAATCCTTCCTCTGCCACAGACCTTGTGAGTGACTGTGGGCAGGCAACTCCTGTCAACTGAGTGAGGTGAATAACGATATTTCACTACCGCTCATGGGGACAGAGTGTGAGGCAGAAATAACTGAAGTCCACTGAGACCCCTGGAGAGATGAAAACCAGAGAACtacaaataataaaacaatatGGGGAAGGATGGTCAAGTCCTTCCGTAAAGCAGGAAGACAGGAGCTAGCAGCAGCTGTGGGGATGCAGCGTTTGGGCCCAGCTACACCCTGCCATTTGGCGCGAGGGCTCCTGGGGGGACAACTTCCCCAGGAAGTGAGTCAGTTTTAGCAAAACAGCCTCCCTTCTCAAGCCCCCACATCTTCCTCAGATGCAATGAAAGGCTCCATCCTGTCCTTACCAGTGCCGGTCCCTTCACCATATAAGACTGCAGTTACTTCAGCTCAGAAACCAGGCTTGTCCTTCACCTTGCACTCTCCTCCCACACCTCCACCCCCAGCACATCCCTGGGCCAAGCATCTTCCCCCAACCTCGAGTCTGTCAGCTCTGCAAACAGCTCGGCACGGTGCCTTTCCTCAGAGAGTAAAGCAGCTTCCTTAGCCCAGCTGGGCGGCTCTTTGCTAAACAGCACGAAGTGGGGGAGGGCTACGCTTTACACAGGGTTCTCTTCCCaagtaaaaagggaaaaaaagcaaaaaagaaatgttgAGGCAGCTAATTAAATCTGCTGGCTAGGTCCTGTGGGAGCCAATACTTTTGGGGCAGAGCGTGGCTCAGCCTGCTCTCCGCAGGTGGAATGAGGGTATCCAGCATTATCTGGGCTATCAGCAGGAATGGAGGTAACCCAGCTTAGATAAAGCCTAGACCTTGAACTAGACTGCAAAGCATAGCTACATAGGGAACCTTCCAGAGCCTGAGAAAGGAGGTCTAACGTGATATATGCTATTTTTAATCAGCCTGGACCCATATGTCCTTCCCGATTGACCTGTACGACCTGTCActgcctccctgctgccctgcaatTTGGCAATGCCAGGCTATGAATCAGAGCAATGCAGCCTTCAACCCACTTCTGGTTTTCCTGCATCTCTGCTGCTTGTTCCTGACTGGACCGGTAATCCAGGGGTGCCAAAAATACCCAGAGGAAGATTGGCAGTTCAGGCCCAAACAGAAGCAGGAGGTACCAGATGTCTCCTGAGAAAGCCAGCTTTCTCCTGAGAGACCTGTCTGCCTGGAATTAGCTTATCTAAAAAGGAGCCCGGGGGCTTATTTAAACCATGACTTCTCTCCCCTGCTGCCAAGCACCAGCGGAACTGAGGTCCTTTTTAGGCACTGATGACTATTACAGAATAATCAGTCCAAATGTATCAGCATGAATCAGCCCAATATCCGCattaccaaaaggaaaaaaaaaaaaaaaaaaaaaaaaaaaaaagctttctttttctgaggaggcaaaataAGTCTAAGGAAGCAAAAACAATACTGAATTGTTCTGAAGTATCTGTACATTTCATCCAGAGCTTACCCTACTGAGTTAACAGCTGAAGCCTGTTCAGCAGGAGTGGGAGCTGTCATCTTAGAGGTTTCTTataaaagcagaaagggaaaaaccCATAGTGTTTGCTTCCAGAGCATTATCAAAGATGGAGAAGAATTACTTTCTCAGAGAAAAAGGCATTAGGCGTTATTTGCAGGATAATTACATGTCACAGGTGcttgtttagggaaaaaatatcatGTTGGTCCCAAGCTCCTTGTAAAGATAAGGGGCACAAAGGCCAGTGCAGTTCCTCTGGTAGCAGCCAGGATGCAGAAATGGGCTTTGATCTTAGCTATGTGTCAATATGACATCAAATGCAGACCTTCAGAGGAACATGCTATCCCTAATGCACACTCTTGATTAATTAGACagcttgttttccttctgctttcaaagGCAATGTCAAAAC from Dromaius novaehollandiae isolate bDroNov1 chromosome 1, bDroNov1.hap1, whole genome shotgun sequence encodes the following:
- the LOC112989415 gene encoding galactosylgalactosylxylosylprotein 3-beta-glucuronosyltransferase 1-like, with protein sequence MLRRRNLLTTLLIALPWALLLTLWHQYPTTRYLSLLKKETDENVTSKALVNGTSALREEGLPSCMRQQQSMVATPKVIQNYVYSRPPPWSDNLPTIFVITPTYTRPVQKAELTRLANTFLHVQNLHWVVVEDSPRRTNLVSNLLEKAGLNFTHLNVETPKSLKLGLSWIPSHTPRGTLQRNLGLHWLRNSFSNAAPPEGVVYFADDDNTYSLELFEEMRYTRRVSVWPVAFVGGLRYESPKVSPAGKVVGWKTVFDPNRPFAIDMAGFAISIKLILEKPQASFKLEGVKGGYQETSLLKDLVTMDGLEPKAANCTKVLVWHTRTERPTLVNEGKRGFTDPRVEV